The following proteins come from a genomic window of Microbacterium sp. JZ31:
- a CDS encoding prolipoprotein diacylglyceryl transferase, whose translation MFPTLQDLAAWLPPFDTHSAFVALGLLAAGVVFLVEKRRRGVTDYRVWYLVLGALAGAALLARLGTWAQHLDPTQNLSLVEQLSYGNASMLSALVGAWLGVHVAKRIVRYPHRTGDLFAPAVALAMAIGRIGCLLTEKPGTPTGSGWGVVLDADAAAYTGGPAGVPLHPSFVYEIAFHAAAFALLWFWLRRRDIAPGETLTLYIAAYGTFRFLVEFVRGNEIAWLGLTRPQLFLLVTMPLLFARIAWMIRTGRFHAPAPALTSERTTAHEQHA comes from the coding sequence GTGTTCCCGACACTGCAGGACCTCGCGGCCTGGCTGCCGCCGTTCGACACGCACTCGGCGTTCGTCGCCCTCGGCCTGCTCGCGGCGGGGGTCGTGTTCCTCGTCGAGAAGCGCCGCCGCGGCGTGACCGACTACCGCGTCTGGTACCTCGTGCTCGGCGCCCTGGCGGGCGCGGCCCTCCTGGCGCGCCTGGGGACCTGGGCCCAGCACCTCGATCCGACGCAGAACCTGAGCCTGGTCGAGCAGCTGTCGTACGGCAACGCGTCCATGCTGTCGGCGCTGGTCGGCGCGTGGCTCGGCGTGCACGTCGCGAAGCGCATCGTGCGGTACCCGCATCGCACCGGCGACCTGTTCGCCCCGGCGGTCGCGCTCGCGATGGCGATCGGCCGGATCGGATGCCTGCTCACCGAGAAGCCCGGCACGCCGACCGGCTCCGGCTGGGGCGTCGTCCTCGACGCCGATGCCGCGGCGTACACGGGCGGCCCGGCCGGCGTGCCGCTGCATCCGAGCTTCGTCTACGAGATCGCCTTCCATGCCGCGGCGTTCGCGCTGCTGTGGTTCTGGCTGCGGCGGCGCGACATCGCGCCGGGCGAGACGCTGACGCTGTACATCGCCGCGTACGGCACCTTCCGCTTCCTCGTGGAGTTCGTGCGCGGCAACGAGATCGCCTGGCTGGGACTCACGCGCCCGCAGCTGTTCCTGCTGGTGACGATGCCCCTCCTGTTCGCCCGGATCGCCTGGATGATCCGCACCGGGCGCTTCCACGCCCCCGCCCCCGCGCTCACGTCGGAGAGGACGACCGCACATGAACAGCACGCCTGA
- a CDS encoding radical SAM protein: MSQPRSGMPLRDHRIHRYVNAFCPRCHEEDPDRPLADVRRLSGWLADRDGTIWLERGCPEHGLIRTLYDESAEILTYLEQWTAPTKVHTPDVMGNFKPVPSAYEDGLPEMQTQHTCILLEDITDHCNLRCPTCFAESSPAASAVAPLAEVLASVDARLARENGRIDVLMLSGGEPTLYPWLEQLLEHLVARAVVRILINSNGLRIAQDDAFVEVLRKHRQRVEIYLQYDGESKEASAYHRGADIRRFKERALERLSAAGVFTTLTMTAALGVNDDEIGAVIRRAMDTPFVGGVTIQPVFGSGRSAGIDPDDRLTHTGVLARLGPQTGGTVTWRDLTALPCSHPHCCSVGYLLKDDAGEWKSLVGLIGHDRLKEFLELEPDLIANRIADSGVNRKIREVVKTSLLDLLSEQSSLSHPSMVDIWKDICASCDLGIGTLATLAASQLPGQHQRLRKMMGERVKRITIKPFMDINTMIEERLTQCCVHVATVNETTDAHQCAPFCAVQAWAPLGRTRLSTATGSREPAERLGDVRATGGRTALPVIA, encoded by the coding sequence ATGAGCCAGCCCCGTTCCGGGATGCCGCTTCGCGACCATCGCATCCATCGCTACGTCAATGCGTTCTGCCCCCGATGCCACGAGGAGGATCCGGATCGCCCCCTCGCGGACGTGCGCAGGCTGTCGGGGTGGCTCGCCGATCGCGACGGCACGATCTGGCTCGAGCGCGGCTGCCCCGAGCACGGCCTGATCCGCACGCTGTACGACGAGTCCGCGGAGATCCTGACCTACCTGGAGCAGTGGACCGCGCCGACCAAGGTGCACACGCCCGACGTGATGGGCAACTTCAAGCCGGTGCCGTCCGCGTACGAGGACGGCCTGCCGGAGATGCAGACGCAGCACACCTGCATCCTGCTCGAGGACATCACCGACCACTGCAACCTGCGCTGCCCCACGTGCTTCGCCGAGTCGAGCCCGGCGGCGAGCGCGGTCGCGCCGCTGGCCGAGGTGCTCGCGTCCGTCGACGCGCGCCTGGCGAGGGAGAACGGGCGCATCGACGTGCTGATGCTCTCGGGCGGCGAGCCGACGCTGTACCCCTGGCTGGAGCAGCTGCTCGAGCACCTCGTCGCGCGCGCGGTGGTGCGCATCCTGATCAACTCGAACGGACTGCGGATCGCGCAGGACGACGCGTTCGTCGAGGTGCTCAGGAAGCATCGGCAGCGCGTCGAGATCTACCTGCAGTACGACGGGGAGTCGAAGGAGGCCTCCGCCTATCACCGCGGCGCCGACATCCGGCGGTTCAAGGAGCGCGCGCTCGAGCGCCTCTCGGCCGCCGGGGTGTTCACGACCCTCACCATGACGGCAGCGCTCGGGGTGAACGACGACGAGATCGGGGCGGTGATCCGCCGGGCGATGGACACGCCGTTCGTGGGCGGCGTGACCATCCAGCCGGTGTTCGGATCCGGACGCTCGGCCGGCATCGATCCGGATGACCGGCTCACGCACACGGGCGTGCTGGCGCGCCTCGGTCCGCAGACCGGCGGCACCGTGACGTGGCGCGACCTCACCGCCCTGCCCTGCAGCCATCCGCACTGCTGCTCGGTCGGCTACCTGCTCAAGGACGACGCGGGTGAGTGGAAGTCCCTGGTCGGGCTCATCGGCCACGACCGGCTCAAGGAGTTCCTCGAGCTGGAGCCGGATCTCATCGCGAACCGGATCGCCGACTCCGGCGTCAACAGGAAGATCCGCGAGGTCGTGAAGACCTCCCTGCTGGATCTGCTCAGCGAGCAGTCATCGCTGTCGCACCCGTCGATGGTCGACATCTGGAAGGACATCTGCGCGAGCTGCGATCTCGGCATCGGCACGCTCGCGACGCTCGCCGCTTCGCAGCTGCCCGGCCAGCATCAGCGCCTGCGGAAGATGATGGGAGAGCGCGTGAAGCGCATCACGATCAAGCCCTTCATGGACATCAACACGATGATCGAGGAGCGGCTGACGCAGTGCTGCGTGCATGTCGCGACCGTGAACGAGACCACCGACGCGCACCAGTGCGCACCGTTCTGCGCGGTGCAGGCGTGGGCGCCGCTGGGCCGGACCCGGCTGTCGACCGCCACCGGATCGCGAGAGCCCGCCGAACGCCTCGGCGACGTCCGCGCGACCGGCGGTCGCACGGCGCTGCCGGTGATCGCATGA